In bacterium, the following are encoded in one genomic region:
- a CDS encoding tetratricopeptide repeat protein: MKTVRWSVLGLLAALLCAGAAWAGVENNERFKEGMAAYQAGNPSAAIEIWTEQGVASAGASDVQYFMFLSMAYANAEKPEQAIETARRGLALQPSDGVVIGNLHWAVGKAYLALKQFDQAAAETQLSISAAPQDPANYLLLARIQIIAGKFTEAEAAAARSLELKGTPEGCFLLGVVHLRQGKLAAAVQNFKFGLTLAPSSGDLWLGVAMGQLMQGDYAAAQATGRDAAAASIPSAGEIQTIVAYYSGRYDDALAAAEQRLNAPAIGGVGASVVMGEVYPMFKGVVPGGPAAEADIHDGFDIMEIDGQKTTKGAFNIKPVMTIEEVAAKLRGPVGTTVKVKVWTRGGFLRLIKTKELARKAMGETKSGALLALRSLALLAKGDAAKALADAREAATLDPNAILSTVALGGALLESNQPNQALEALENPNVTGTAIPFAEAQRQVLRALGYARRGDLDKAASVYFAAADQLDPKNAPVWSERNVFVALLKPLGQGHLDKAKQLDAQGRYAECLPEYAQALRYAADEQEVSSLRAAVFAAAGKMPTPPEMPDDAHRRVVRGELLIKEGDVERAYVEFMEAQRIAPYVPKLYYNTALICAQLKKYDRAIQQMNLYLAAAPEAPDARAAKDEIIKWELQQERQAQP, encoded by the coding sequence GCGTCGCGTCGGCGGGGGCCTCCGACGTGCAGTACTTCATGTTCCTCTCGATGGCCTACGCCAACGCGGAGAAGCCGGAGCAGGCGATCGAGACGGCGCGTCGCGGCCTCGCGCTGCAGCCGTCCGACGGCGTCGTGATCGGGAACCTTCACTGGGCGGTCGGGAAGGCGTACCTCGCGCTCAAGCAGTTCGACCAAGCGGCCGCCGAAACGCAGCTGTCGATCTCCGCCGCGCCGCAGGACCCGGCGAACTACCTCCTGCTGGCCAGGATCCAGATCATCGCCGGGAAGTTCACGGAGGCGGAGGCCGCGGCGGCGCGCTCGCTCGAGCTCAAGGGGACCCCCGAAGGGTGCTTCCTCCTGGGCGTCGTCCACCTGCGGCAGGGGAAGCTCGCCGCGGCGGTCCAGAACTTCAAGTTCGGCCTCACCCTCGCGCCGTCGAGCGGCGACCTCTGGCTCGGCGTCGCCATGGGCCAGTTGATGCAGGGGGACTACGCCGCGGCGCAGGCGACGGGGCGCGACGCGGCGGCCGCGAGCATCCCGAGCGCAGGGGAGATCCAGACGATCGTCGCCTACTACTCCGGGCGCTACGACGATGCGCTGGCGGCGGCCGAGCAGCGGCTCAACGCCCCGGCGATCGGCGGCGTCGGCGCCTCGGTCGTGATGGGCGAGGTCTACCCGATGTTCAAGGGGGTCGTGCCGGGCGGGCCGGCCGCCGAGGCGGACATCCACGACGGCTTCGACATCATGGAGATCGACGGCCAGAAGACGACCAAGGGCGCCTTCAACATCAAGCCGGTGATGACGATCGAGGAGGTCGCCGCGAAGCTGCGCGGTCCGGTCGGCACGACCGTCAAGGTCAAGGTCTGGACCCGCGGCGGCTTCCTGCGGCTGATCAAGACGAAGGAGCTGGCGCGGAAGGCGATGGGGGAGACGAAGAGCGGCGCGCTGCTGGCGCTCCGCTCGCTGGCGCTGCTCGCCAAGGGGGACGCGGCGAAGGCGCTCGCCGACGCGCGCGAGGCGGCGACGCTTGATCCGAACGCGATCCTCTCCACGGTCGCGCTCGGCGGGGCGCTGCTCGAGTCGAACCAGCCGAACCAGGCGCTCGAGGCGCTCGAGAACCCCAACGTGACCGGGACGGCGATCCCGTTCGCCGAGGCGCAGCGCCAGGTCCTGCGCGCCCTGGGCTACGCCCGGCGGGGCGACCTCGACAAGGCGGCGTCGGTCTACTTCGCCGCCGCCGACCAGCTCGATCCGAAGAACGCGCCCGTCTGGAGCGAACGCAACGTCTTCGTCGCCCTGCTCAAGCCGCTGGGCCAGGGGCATCTGGACAAGGCGAAGCAGCTCGACGCGCAGGGGCGCTACGCGGAGTGCCTGCCGGAGTACGCACAGGCGCTGCGCTACGCCGCGGACGAGCAGGAGGTTTCGTCGCTGCGCGCCGCTGTCTTCGCCGCGGCGGGGAAGATGCCCACGCCGCCGGAGATGCCGGACGACGCGCATCGGCGGGTCGTGCGCGGCGAGCTGCTGATCAAGGAAGGGGACGTCGAGCGGGCCTACGTCGAGTTCATGGAGGCGCAGCGGATCGCGCCGTACGTGCCGAAGCTCTACTACAACACCGCGCTGATCTGCGCCCAGCTCAAGAAGTACGACCGGGCGATTCAGCAGATGAATCTCTACCTCGCGGCGGCGCCGGAAGCGCCGGACGCGCGCGCGGCGAAGGACGAGATCATCAAGTGGGAGCTGCAGCAGGAGCGGCAGGCGCAGCCCTGA